The genome window TTTGCAGTCTCTTGCTCAGCCTCTGCATGAGATAACGCTGCTATTGCAGCCTCAATGGAACTCCCGGGAAGCCAGCCCGCAACGACCGCAACATCTGCAGTGTTGGAGCTAACAACCCCTGCAGTCGAGTTGGACAGAATGGCAAGGCGATGCTTGCATGATTGCCGTGACTGTCCGGCTTGGCATGTGCACAGTGCTGTGACGTTTGCGCCATGCTTGGCGAACGTGACGATATACGGCTCGTCAGCAGAACCTTTTACTTGAAATTCGATGTGGTTCATCAAGCCCCCTAACTACTATTGGACCGCTTAAACGTGGCATAACAAGATCCTCCCCGAGTCGTTGGCTGTCGTCAATCGTTCCAATTCTCAGAGGTTCCTTGCCTTTTCGTGTCTATCGTCCATAAAGGGGCCAGAGGGAATATGCATTTCAAACGCATATATCCTCCGGCCCCTTTGTTGGCCTACGGAATTTACGTCGGCACGAGTGCTTGCCGTGTGCTCGCGGGACTTCCGTCGCCCAGCGCAGTATAAGCGCTGCGCAATGCCTCCACGAAGCGCGCATCGCCCGACAGCGGCGCGAACACGGCGTCCAGCGCGAGGAAGACGCCCGCATCGTGCCCCGCGTCGCCGGTCGCGGCGCGCCCGATCTCGGTCAGCACCTCGCTCATCGGGTCCACCAGGGCCACGCCAGCGCGCGCCTGCCGCCGCACGAACTGCATCCACGCCGCGATCGGCAGGCACAGGCGGTCGATGCGGCGGCCGGCGGCCAGGGCGTCGGCGATGCTGCCGAGCAGGCGCACCGGGAGTTTTTGCGAGCCGTCCCAGGCGATCTGCGCAAGCCGGTGGGCGATGGCGGGGTTGCGGAAGCGGGCGAGGATGGCGCCGGTGTAGTGCTGCGGGTCGAAGCCGGGCGTCGGTTGCAGCGTCGGTGCGATGTCGTCGCGCATCAGGGTTTCGACGAAGGCGGCCAGTTGCGGGTGGCGCATGGCGTCGGCGACGGTGTCCAGGCCGAGCAGGGAGCCGAGGTAGGCCAGCGCGGAGTGGGGGCCGTTGAGCAGGCGCAGTTTGGCGCGATCGAAGCCGGCGATGTCGTCGCTCAGGGTGACGCCGGCGCGCTCGAAGGCGGGGCGGTCGTTGCAGAAGCGGTCTTCGATCACCCATTGGCTGTAGCGCTCGCGCTGGATCGGCCAGGCGTCTTCGCACCCCAGTTGCGTGGCAACGCGTTCGCGCAGGGCGTCGTCGCTGGCCGGGGTGATGCTGTCGACCATCGAGCGCGGGAAGGTGGCTTCGGCTTCGATCCAGGCGGCCAGTGCCGGGTCGAGGGCGTGGGCGAACTGCAGCACGGCGCGGCGCAGCTTGCCGCCGTTGTCGGGCAAGTTGTCGCAGCTGAGCACGGTGTACGGCGCAATGCCCAGGCGCTGGCGTTCGCGCAGGCCGGCGACGAGGTAGCCGATGGCGCTGCGCGGGGCATGCGCGGCGGCGAGGTCGTGGACGATGTCCGGATGGGCGACGTCGAGTGGTCCGCCGGCCAGGCAGTAGCCTTTTTCGGTGACGGTGAGGGTGACCAGGCGCACTGCCGGGTCGGCCAGGCGGGCGAGGACGGCGGGTTGTTCGTCCTGCGCGCAGAGCACTTCGCGGATGGCGCCGATGATGCGCAGCTCGGGGTGTGCGTCGAGCAGGGCGAGGGTGTAGAGGCTGTCTTGCGGGCGCAGGGCGTCGCGCACCTGCGGGCTGTGGAGGGAGACGGCGCTGATTGCCCAGTCCGGTTCGTTGGCGAGCAGGTCGTCGATGTAGACCGCTTGATGGGCGCGATGGAAGGCGCCGGCGCCGAAGTGGACGATGCCGATGCGGGTGCGGTCCAGGGCGTAGGTGGGGCGGGCGATGGCCGGCGGCAGGTTGGGGAGCGTGGCGGCGGTGAGGCGTGGTTCGGTCACGGGCGGTCCAGGAGGGCGATTTCGGTCTGAGGCATGGTCGGTAAGGCTGTCGGGACTGAAGTCCCTCCCACAGTGGCGTTGAGGCGAGCTGGGGTTTGGTCGGTGAGGCGGTCGCGGCTGAAGCCACTCCTACAGGGGACCGCGGGGGGGTCCGGTGCGTGGTCGGTGACGTGCCTGGGGCTGACCTCGGCCATCCACGGCTACTGCTTCGGTGGCGCGAGCGTTGACGGCTCGCACCACCGATCGCGGTTACTGGCGCGGCGTTGCCTCCGCGGCGGGCGACGGTTGCACGCTGAAACGCTGGCGTGCGCGTACGTCGCTGCTGGAGGCGCCGACCTGCAGTTCGTAGTCGCCCGGGTCCACCACGTAGGCCTTGCGCGCTTCGTCGTAGAGGCGCAGGTCGCTCTGCGGGGAGATGGCGAAACGCACTTCGCGGGTTTCGCCGGGTTGCAGGGCGATGCGCTGGAAGCCGCGCAGTTCCTTGCTCGCGCGTTCGCGCTGCGGCGACAGCGGGTGCAGGTACAGCTGCACCACTTCGTCGCCGGCGCGCTGGCCGGTGTTCTTCACCTTCAGCGTGGCGTGCAGGCTGCCGTCGGCCGCGAGCTTGCTGCGGTCCAGGCGCAGGTCGGAATAGGCGAACTGGGTGTACGACAGGCCATGCCCGAATGGGTACAGCGGAGTGCCGGCGAAGTAGCGGTAGGTGCGGCCGCGCATGGCGTAGTCGTCGAACGCGGGGAGCTTTTCGCTCTCCTTGTAGAAGGTCACCGGCAGGCGGCCGCCGGGGTTGGCGTCGCCGAACAGCACGTCGGCCACGGCGCTGCCGCCGCGTTGACCGGGGTACCAGGCCAGCAGGATCGCCGGCACGTGCTGCTGCGCCCAGTCGATGGCTAGCGCCGAGCCGGTGGTGAGCACCGCCACCACCGGTTTGCCGGTGCCGTGCAGCGCTTCGAGCAGCTCGCGCTGCGGCTTGGGCAGGCGCAGGTCGGTGCGGTCGCCGCCGGCGAAGCCGGGATAGTTGACCTTCATCTCCTCGCCTTCCACGTCGCCGGTGAGGCCGCCGACGAACACCACCACGTCGGCGCGGCGTGCCGCGTCCAGCGCTTCGTCCAGCGGCGGTTTGGCGCCGGGCTGGCGCCAGGCCAGGCGGATGCCGGCGTCGCGCTCGCCTTCGTAGTACTCCAGGCGCAGGTCGTAGCTGCGACCTGCTTCCAGGCGCACATCGACGCCGTCGGCGTGCAGGCGGTCGCTGGTGCTCCAGCGGTCGATCAGGCGCTTGCCGTCCAGATACAGGCGCACGCCGTCGTCGGCCGCGGTTTCCAGGTGGTAGGTGCCGGTGGCCGGCGGCACCAGCGTTCCGCTCCAGCGGATGCTGAAGTTGTCGGCCGGGATGGCCTGGTCCGGGCCGGCTTCGCCGCGCGCGAGCAGGGTGTCGGTGGGCGAGCCGCGGTCCCATTTGAAGCCGATCTGCGCATCGGTGCGCACCAGCGCAGGAGTGCCGGACAGGTCGCGGTTGCGGAAGTATTCGCCGCGCAGGCCGCGCTCGGGCGAATCGGCCGACGGGCGCAGGTATTGCGGTTCGATCAGCGGCGTGGCGGCGGGATCCTCGCGGCCTTCGACCAGGTCGGCGCCTCTTGCGTAGAGCACTTCGGCATCGGGCGCGGCCTCGCGGATGCCCTGCAGCACGGTGACCGGCGCGGCCGGCGTGCCGTAGTAGTTGCCGAGCAGCGCCATGGTGTCGTCGGCGGTGGGGCCGATCACGGCGATACGCTTGATCTTCGCCCGCGACAGCGGCAGCACGCCGTCGTTCTTCAGCAGCACCAGCGATTCGCGCGCGGTGCGCCGCGCCAACGCGTCGTGTTCGGGCGACTGGTTGGCCGAGAGGGGAATCTGCGCCCAACGCAGGGTGTCCGGCGGATCGAACATGCCCAGGCGCATGCGCGCATACATCAGCTTCTGCAGCGCCTTGTCGACGTCGGCTTCGCTGATCAGGCCCTTGCGCACCGCGGCCGGCAGCGTGGAGTACTCCTCGCCGCATTCCAGTTCGGTGCCGTTGTTCACCGCCAGCGCGGCGGCTTGCTCGCGGGTGGCGACGATCTTGTGGTTCTTCCAGATATCCACGATCGCCCAGCAGTCGGACACCACATAGCCGTCGAAGCCCCACCGATCGCGCAGCACGTCGCGCAGCAGGAATTTGCTGGCGCTGGCCGATTCGCCGTACAGGCGGTTGTAGGCGCCCATCACTGCATCCACCTGGCCTTGCTTGACCAGCGCTTCGAATGCCGGCAGGTAGGTTTCGTAGAGGTCGCGCTGCGACGGGTGCGCGTCGAAGTGGTGGCGGTCGGCTTCCGGGCCGCTATGCACGGCGAAATGCTTGGCGGTGGCGTCGAGCTTGCGGTAGGCCTCGCCTTGTGCGTTCTTCGGCGCATCCGCGCCTTCGCCCTGCAGGCCCTGCACGAAGGTCACGCCCATGCGCGCGGTGAGGAACGGATCCTCGCCGTAGGTCTCCTGGCCGCGGCCCCAGCGCGGGTCGCGGAAGATGTTGATGTTCGGCGACCAGAAGGTCAGGCCCTGGTAGCGTTCGTGCTGGTCGTGGCGCAGGGCCTCGTGGTGCTTGGCGCGCGCCTCGTCGCTGATCGCGGTGGAGACCTCGTGCATCAGCGGCAGGTCGAAGGTGGCCGCCATGCCGATCGCCTGCGGGAACACGGTGGCGCCGCCGGCGCGGGCCACGCCATGCAGCGCCTCGTTCCACCAGTCGTAGGCCGGCACGCCCAGGCGCGGGATCGCCGGCGCGGCGTTCTGCATCTGCGCGGCCTTCTCCTCCAGCGTCATTCGCGACACCAGGTCGGCGGCGCGTTGCTCGAAGCTGCGCTGGGTGTCCAGGTACGGCGGCGCTTGCGCGGCAGGCGCCGCGCACGGCGCGATGGCCAACAGCAGCGCCAGCGTCGCCAGGCGGCGGCCACGTCCTTGGTACGGCGCAGTCTCGGTGTGCATTGCCTACTCCTTGCTGGATCGATCCGGTTCGCGGCGGGCGTACGGCCCGAGGGTGGTGCCGGTGAAACCGCCGGCCACGGCGGTGCTGAGCATCGCCGCATGGTCGCCGCGGCGCAGCCAATACCAGACCTGGCCGTCGGCGGCGTACGCGAAGGCATAGCGGCCGCCGTCGCCGGCGATCTTCAGGCGCAGCGCGCCCTTGGTATCGACCGCGCTGCGCGCGACAGTGGTGGTGCGCTTGCCGTCGCGCTTGTCGAGGAACACTTCGGCGCGCGCACCGCGGCGGCGTACGCCGAGCACGTACCAGGCATCGGCATTCTGGAACGCGGCCAGGCCGGCGACCAGGCCCGGCTGCGCCGGTATCTGCACGGCGGTGCTGGCGTCGAAGCGCATGTGTTGCTGCCCGTAGGCCAGGAATGCCGGATTGCCGCTGCCGTCCAGACCATGCGTATCGGGTTGCAGCGTCAGCCAGCCCGGACGCGCGCGCAGGCCGTCGTAATCGAGTTGCCCGGCGCGCTCGACGACGTTGCCGACCTGCCGCCAGTGCACCAGGTCACGGCTCTCGAACACCGGCAGCGCCGGGAAATAGGCGAAGCTGGAATTGACCAGGTAGTAGCGGTCGCCGGCACGGACAACGCTGGGGTCGGGATGGAAGCCGGCCAGCACCGGGTTGCGGTAGTGGCCGGGCGGCAGCGGCGTGGCGAACACCGCATCGTCGCCGCGGTATTCGAACCAATCGAATTCGGCACTGTTGGCGGCCGGCCCGCGCTGCGCCGATGCACTCTGCATCGCCACGATCCCCAGCAGCACCCACAGCAGTGCGCGTCCCCAGCGCATGCGCCTCACCAGTCCCACATCGCGCCGTCTTCCAGCCGCGCCACCGGCAGCTGCTTGGGCGCGTACGGATAGCGTGCGGCCAGGGCTTCGTCGATGTCCACGCCATGCCCGGGCGTCTCGCCGCAATGCAGGCGGCCGGCATGGAAGCTGTAGTCGTGCGGGAACACCGCGTTGGCTTCGTCGGAATGGAACATGTATTCCTGGATGCCGAAGTTCGGCACCCAGGTGTCGAAGTGCAGCGCCGCCCATGCACACCGGCGACAGGTCGGTGGCGCCGTAGAAGCCGGTGCGCACCTGATGCAGCGCGGCGAAGTCGGCCAGCCGGCGTACATGGGTGATGCCGCCGACATGCACGATGGTGGTGCGGATGGCGGTGAGCGGGCGGCCAGCGGCTGGTCGCTCAACCATAGATCGTAGCCGTCCTCGGCCTGGGCCATGGCGATCGGAAATAGAAGCGCTAGCCTCAGGCAGGCGCTGCATCGACAGCGGCCACGTACGCAACGCCGCCGCCAACGCGCGCAAGCGCGCGCTCATGCGCGTCTCCCGCGCCGCGGCAGCGGCGCACGCCTGCGGTCGCCGCTCAGCCGGCTTCCCGGTACCATGCAGGCGTTACTCGTGTCGGGATCCGGACCGTGTCGCGGCGGCGCCGCAAACGCGGCTGGCGCAGCACGTCCCCGGTCGCGATCGACGCCCGCAAGCCAACGAAGAGGCGCATCTTGGAGAAGGTCAGGAAATCGGTTCGCCGCAAGAGCCTCGCCGTGACCATCGACGAGGTGGCCGCACTGGCCAGGGTCTCGCCGATGACCGTATCGCGGGTGATCAACGGCCGAGGCAACGTACGCGACAGTACCCGCGAACAGGTCATGCGCGCGGTCGACACGCTCGGCTACACGCCGAACCTGGCAGCCAGCGCGCTGGCCGCCGCGCAGAGCACGCGGGTCGCGCTGATCTACAGCAACCCCGGCGGCGCCTACCTGGGCGAGTTGCTGGTCGGAGTGCTGCGCGCGGCCTCGCGTACCTCCATCCAGGTGGTGATGGACTACTGGGACGACCTTGGCGCCGAAGCCGAACGCAAGGCTGCGCGCAAGCTGGCCAAGAGCGGCGTGGCCGGGGTGATCCTGCCGCCCCCGCTGTGCGAATCGGATGCGGCGGTCCGCGAGTTGGTACGCGCCAAGGTGCCGGTGGTGGCGATCGCCTCCGACCGCTTCAGCAAGCAGGTGGACTGCGTGCACATCGACGAGTTCAACGCCAGCAAGGACATTACCGCCTACCTGATCGCGCGCGGCCACACCCGCATCGGCTACATCGCCGGCCGCTCCAACCTGTCGGCCAGCGCGCGCCGCTTCGAAGGGTTTCAGGCGGCGCTGGCCGAGGCCGGGCTGCGCCTGGACCGGCACCTGCTGCAGCCAGGCGAGTACACCTACCGCTCCGGCCTGGACGCCGCCGAGAAACTGCTGTCGCGCCGCCATCGTCCCAGCGCGATCATTGCCAGCAACGACGACATGGCCGCCGCGGCGATCTCCGTCGCGCACCGGCGCGGCCTGGATGTGCCGCGCGACCTGTCGGTGGTCGGCTTCGACGACACCTCGGCGGCGACCACCGTGTGGCCGGAACTGACCACCATCCGCCAGCCGATCGCGGCCATGGCCGATGCGGCGATCGACATCCTGTTGCGCAGCATCCGCAGCAAGGAACGCACGGCTCGGACGAAGATCGATCATGTGCTCGCTCATCAGCTGATCAAGCGCGATTCGGTGGCCGCACCGGCCGCCGCGCGTAGCAAACGGCACTGACGCGGCGGCGGGCGGCAAGTTCCGCATCAGCGGATCAGATACTGGTTGATCAGGTTCTCGTAGGCTTCCTGGCGACCGCTGACCTGCTTGGGCGCGCCGGCCTTGGCCGCGTGCGCCGCCAGCTCCGCCAGCGTGCTGTTGCCGGCCGCGAACGCCGCGCCGGCACCACTGTCGAAGCTGCTGTAGCGCGCGGCGCGCCACTGCTCCAGCGGCGAGGACGTCAGCAGCGCATGGGCCACTTCCAGCCCGCGCGCGAACGCGTCCATGCCGCCGATGTGGGCCAGGAACAGGTCCTGCGGATCGGACGACTCGCGCCGCACCTTGGCGTCGAAGTTCAGCCCGCCCGGCGCCAGCCCGCCCTGCCGCAGCACCACCAGCATCGCCCCGACCGTGTCGTACAGGTCGGTCGGGAACTGGTCGGTGTCCCAGCCGTTCTGCGGGTTGCCGCGGTTGGCGTCGATGCTGCCGAGCAGGCCCGCGTCGCTGGCCACCTGCAGGTCGTGCTCGAAGCTGTGGCCCGACAGCGTGGCATGGTTGGCCTCGATGTTGAGCTTGAAGTCTTGATCCAGCCCGTGCTGGCGCAGGAAGCCGATCACCGTGGCGCTGTCGAAGTCGTACTGGTGCTTCATCGGCTCCATCGGCTTGGGCTCGATCAGGAAATTGCCTTTGAAGCCGATGCTGCGCCCGTAGTCGCGGGCGATGGTCAAAAAGCGCGCCATGTGGTCCTGCTCGCGCTTCATCTGCGTGTTGTGCAGGCTGGCATAGCCTTCGCGGCCGCCCCAGAACACATAGTTCTCGCCGCCCAGTTCGACGGTGGCATCCAGCGCGGCCTTGACCTGCACCGCCGCGCGCGCGACCACGTTGAAGTCCGGATTGGTCGAAGCGCCGTTCATGTAACGCGGATGCGAAAACAGGTTGGCGGTGCCCCACAGCAGCTTGATGCCGGTGTCGGCCTGGCGCTGCTTGGCGATGCCGACCATATGCCTGAGGTTCTTCTCGTACTGGCCCACATCGTCCGCGTCCGGCGCCAGATCGATATCGTGGAAGCAGTAGTACGGCACGCCGAGCTTGGTGAAGAATTCGAACGCCGCATCGGCCTTGGCCTCGGCGCGGCCCAGCGCATCGCTGCCGGCGTCCCACGGATAGGCGCGCGTACCCGGACCGAACGGATCGGCGCCGTTGCCGCAGAAGCTGTGCCAGTAGGCGACGGCGAAGCGCAGGTGCTCGGCCATGGTCTTGTCGCCGATGCGCTTGTGCGCGTCGTAGACCTTGAACGCCAGCGGGTTGTCCGAAGCCTTGCCTTCGAACGCGATGCGGCCGATGCCCGGGAAGTATTCCTTGGCGCCGATGTAGGGGGAGTTGCTCATGGGAGAGGGAGTCCTGTCGAGTGGGAGGAAGAGGATGCGCGTTGCTGTCGCGCTGCCGCAGCGACGGCGATCGGCGTGAGGGACGCGGCCACCGGCACGCGCGTGGGGCAAGCGACTTGGTCGGCCAGCGCAGCTGTGCTGCGGGTAATGCAGGCAGTTCTGCACAGCGACGCAGGATCCAACGTAACGTTCCGCTCGGCAATTTGATCGCCTCGCGCGCAGCGGCATACGCGACGTTATGGTAGCGCTATCAGAAATCGCGCTAAAAAAGGCGT of Xanthomonas translucens pv. cerealis contains these proteins:
- a CDS encoding mannitol dehydrogenase family protein, coding for MTEPRLTAATLPNLPPAIARPTYALDRTRIGIVHFGAGAFHRAHQAVYIDDLLANEPDWAISAVSLHSPQVRDALRPQDSLYTLALLDAHPELRIIGAIREVLCAQDEQPAVLARLADPAVRLVTLTVTEKGYCLAGGPLDVAHPDIVHDLAAAHAPRSAIGYLVAGLRERQRLGIAPYTVLSCDNLPDNGGKLRRAVLQFAHALDPALAAWIEAEATFPRSMVDSITPASDDALRERVATQLGCEDAWPIQRERYSQWVIEDRFCNDRPAFERAGVTLSDDIAGFDRAKLRLLNGPHSALAYLGSLLGLDTVADAMRHPQLAAFVETLMRDDIAPTLQPTPGFDPQHYTGAILARFRNPAIAHRLAQIAWDGSQKLPVRLLGSIADALAAGRRIDRLCLPIAAWMQFVRRQARAGVALVDPMSEVLTEIGRAATGDAGHDAGVFLALDAVFAPLSGDARFVEALRSAYTALGDGSPASTRQALVPT
- a CDS encoding glycoside hydrolase family 3 protein, translated to MHTETAPYQGRGRRLATLALLLAIAPCAAPAAQAPPYLDTQRSFEQRAADLVSRMTLEEKAAQMQNAAPAIPRLGVPAYDWWNEALHGVARAGGATVFPQAIGMAATFDLPLMHEVSTAISDEARAKHHEALRHDQHERYQGLTFWSPNINIFRDPRWGRGQETYGEDPFLTARMGVTFVQGLQGEGADAPKNAQGEAYRKLDATAKHFAVHSGPEADRHHFDAHPSQRDLYETYLPAFEALVKQGQVDAVMGAYNRLYGESASASKFLLRDVLRDRWGFDGYVVSDCWAIVDIWKNHKIVATREQAAALAVNNGTELECGEEYSTLPAAVRKGLISEADVDKALQKLMYARMRLGMFDPPDTLRWAQIPLSANQSPEHDALARRTARESLVLLKNDGVLPLSRAKIKRIAVIGPTADDTMALLGNYYGTPAAPVTVLQGIREAAPDAEVLYARGADLVEGREDPAATPLIEPQYLRPSADSPERGLRGEYFRNRDLSGTPALVRTDAQIGFKWDRGSPTDTLLARGEAGPDQAIPADNFSIRWSGTLVPPATGTYHLETAADDGVRLYLDGKRLIDRWSTSDRLHADGVDVRLEAGRSYDLRLEYYEGERDAGIRLAWRQPGAKPPLDEALDAARRADVVVFVGGLTGDVEGEEMKVNYPGFAGGDRTDLRLPKPQRELLEALHGTGKPVVAVLTTGSALAIDWAQQHVPAILLAWYPGQRGGSAVADVLFGDANPGGRLPVTFYKESEKLPAFDDYAMRGRTYRYFAGTPLYPFGHGLSYTQFAYSDLRLDRSKLAADGSLHATLKVKNTGQRAGDEVVQLYLHPLSPQRERASKELRGFQRIALQPGETREVRFAISPQSDLRLYDEARKAYVVDPGDYELQVGASSSDVRARQRFSVQPSPAAEATPRQ
- a CDS encoding beta-xylosidase family glycoside hydrolase, with the protein product MWVLLGIVAMQSASAQRGPAANSAEFDWFEYRGDDAVFATPLPPGHYRNPVLAGFHPDPSVVRAGDRYYLVNSSFAYFPALPVFESRDLVHWRQVGNVVERAGQLDYDGLRARPGWLTLQPDTHGLDGSGNPAFLAYGQQHMRFDASTAVQIPAQPGLVAGLAAFQNADAWYVLGVRRRGARAEVFLDKRDGKRTTTVARSAVDTKGALRLKIAGDGGRYAFAYAADGQVWYWLRRGDHAAMLSTAVAGGFTGTTLGPYARREPDRSSKE
- a CDS encoding LacI family DNA-binding transcriptional regulator; its protein translation is MEKVRKSVRRKSLAVTIDEVAALARVSPMTVSRVINGRGNVRDSTREQVMRAVDTLGYTPNLAASALAAAQSTRVALIYSNPGGAYLGELLVGVLRAASRTSIQVVMDYWDDLGAEAERKAARKLAKSGVAGVILPPPLCESDAAVRELVRAKVPVVAIASDRFSKQVDCVHIDEFNASKDITAYLIARGHTRIGYIAGRSNLSASARRFEGFQAALAEAGLRLDRHLLQPGEYTYRSGLDAAEKLLSRRHRPSAIIASNDDMAAAAISVAHRRGLDVPRDLSVVGFDDTSAATTVWPELTTIRQPIAAMADAAIDILLRSIRSKERTARTKIDHVLAHQLIKRDSVAAPAAARSKRH
- the xylA gene encoding xylose isomerase produces the protein MSNSPYIGAKEYFPGIGRIAFEGKASDNPLAFKVYDAHKRIGDKTMAEHLRFAVAYWHSFCGNGADPFGPGTRAYPWDAGSDALGRAEAKADAAFEFFTKLGVPYYCFHDIDLAPDADDVGQYEKNLRHMVGIAKQRQADTGIKLLWGTANLFSHPRYMNGASTNPDFNVVARAAVQVKAALDATVELGGENYVFWGGREGYASLHNTQMKREQDHMARFLTIARDYGRSIGFKGNFLIEPKPMEPMKHQYDFDSATVIGFLRQHGLDQDFKLNIEANHATLSGHSFEHDLQVASDAGLLGSIDANRGNPQNGWDTDQFPTDLYDTVGAMLVVLRQGGLAPGGLNFDAKVRRESSDPQDLFLAHIGGMDAFARGLEVAHALLTSSPLEQWRAARYSSFDSGAGAAFAAGNSTLAELAAHAAKAGAPKQVSGRQEAYENLINQYLIR